In one Pseudomonas sp. R84 genomic region, the following are encoded:
- a CDS encoding AAA family ATPase codes for MEQRESEGTLNVIEINTEDGTKKIEIKPGCPIFILGRNGTGKSALVGMLSTKLGKNLVFMPGSRPAYFDRESLNLTAASRRDLAINLPQWDADPDTRWKVTSGTARNEKAIHDLQSAELQYKVDAANEIKAEGAQSSAIARLQSNNAPLDRINALLSQSNLQVRVLISEGELKAQQGDSVYSFARMSDGERAALIFAAEVVAAPDGAIFLIDEPELHLHPAIVVPLLKALIAERPTCGFVICTHELELPGNSFESKIILVRGCKWSGTVVESWQVDVLEAPEEIPEWLCVDLIGSRQKILFIEGTANSLDHPLYSLLFPKVSVRSRESCREVMRAVEGLRAVEKMHRAQAFGLIDHDGMDEQQVLDFESHGIYPLPIFAVESLYYSSDVLAGLAAQQAKTFGLPVEQLQHEAHMAALQAVTAKGVSEHLASRISERHIRDQLLLALPDRKMMMEGAKNHIEFKLESPYPRELEHIGEMINAQDIDAIVCRYPVRESGMLNAIAKALHFNGRTDYERAALILIGINDELQQSLKLKLGKLSQMLV; via the coding sequence ATGGAACAGCGTGAATCAGAAGGGACACTAAATGTCATTGAGATCAACACGGAAGATGGCACTAAAAAAATCGAGATCAAACCAGGCTGCCCGATATTTATCCTTGGTCGAAACGGAACCGGAAAATCTGCGTTAGTGGGAATGCTCTCTACTAAGCTTGGTAAAAATTTAGTGTTTATGCCAGGTTCTCGACCTGCATACTTTGATCGTGAAAGTCTCAATTTGACAGCTGCGTCCAGAAGAGATTTAGCAATCAACTTGCCTCAATGGGATGCAGATCCAGACACACGGTGGAAAGTCACATCAGGGACGGCCAGAAATGAAAAAGCCATACATGACCTGCAAAGCGCTGAATTGCAGTACAAGGTCGATGCCGCAAACGAAATCAAAGCTGAAGGTGCTCAATCGAGCGCGATTGCTCGACTCCAGTCAAACAACGCCCCTCTAGATCGCATCAATGCCCTGCTATCCCAGTCAAACCTGCAGGTTCGAGTTCTAATTTCTGAAGGTGAACTAAAAGCCCAGCAAGGCGATTCCGTTTACAGCTTTGCTCGAATGTCTGATGGAGAGCGTGCCGCCCTTATTTTTGCAGCTGAAGTCGTGGCAGCTCCTGATGGAGCCATTTTCCTAATTGATGAGCCGGAGCTTCATCTCCACCCGGCAATCGTCGTTCCGCTGCTTAAAGCGCTCATTGCAGAACGCCCTACATGCGGTTTTGTCATATGCACGCATGAGTTAGAGCTACCGGGTAATTCCTTTGAGTCGAAAATCATCCTCGTTCGAGGTTGTAAATGGTCTGGGACCGTAGTCGAATCGTGGCAAGTAGACGTTTTGGAAGCCCCTGAAGAAATACCAGAATGGTTATGCGTCGATCTGATCGGTTCGCGCCAGAAGATATTGTTTATAGAAGGAACAGCCAACAGCCTGGACCATCCTCTTTATTCACTACTTTTCCCTAAGGTCTCAGTGAGATCGCGTGAAAGCTGCCGAGAGGTTATGAGGGCGGTAGAAGGTTTGCGAGCCGTGGAAAAAATGCATAGGGCGCAAGCCTTCGGTCTCATTGATCACGATGGGATGGACGAACAGCAGGTGCTCGATTTTGAGTCCCATGGGATCTATCCGTTACCGATTTTCGCAGTTGAAAGCCTCTATTATTCTTCTGATGTGTTAGCAGGACTGGCCGCCCAGCAAGCCAAAACGTTTGGCCTACCAGTTGAACAGTTACAGCATGAAGCGCATATGGCAGCGTTACAGGCAGTGACCGCCAAAGGAGTATCTGAACATCTGGCGAGCCGCATATCCGAGCGACACATTCGAGACCAGCTCCTGCTTGCTCTGCCAGATAGAAAAATGATGATGGAAGGAGCGAAGAACCATATCGAGTTCAAGCTTGAATCCCCATATCCTCGAGAGCTGGAGCACATCGGAGAGATGATCAACGCTCAGGACATTGACGCAATCGTATGTCGTTACCCTGTTAGAGAATCAGGGATGCTCAACGCTATTGCGAAAGCGCTACACTTTAATGGTCGGACCGACTACGAGCGGGCAGCACTGATCCTTATTGGAATCAATGATGAGCTTCAGCAGTCGCTAAAACTCAAGCTGGGGAAGTTGTCTCAAATGCTCGTATAA
- a CDS encoding DUF6429 family protein: MEYDDKLMEDAVLALLAALSSDDGNAWKGFDFEIMNRLHEQGFISNPVNRNKSVWLTEAGLERGRLIAARLFGGSAQAEPKTDSDT, translated from the coding sequence ATGGAATACGACGACAAACTGATGGAAGACGCCGTGCTTGCCCTGTTGGCAGCACTCAGTTCCGACGACGGCAATGCCTGGAAAGGATTCGATTTCGAGATCATGAACCGATTACATGAGCAGGGTTTCATCAGTAACCCGGTGAACAGGAACAAGTCGGTCTGGTTGACGGAGGCGGGGCTGGAGCGGGGGCGGCTGATAGCGGCGCGGTTGTTTGGGGGGAGTGCTCAGGCTGAGCCTAAAACCGACTCCGACACCTGA